In Brevundimonas subvibrioides, a genomic segment contains:
- the rplI gene encoding 50S ribosomal protein L9 translates to MKVVLLERVENLGAIGDVVTVKDGFARNFLLPRDKALRATSKNLEKFELDRVAIEARNEKNKSEAQKIADKIDGQSYVMIRQAGETGQLYGSVSGRDVAEAVQAEGGKVERSQVVLNTAIKTLGVHEVLVRLHAEVTATVKINIARSADEAERQAKGEDVIKSAYDEDRNAAAEQARDMVEGGAGQQDGLGSEA, encoded by the coding sequence CCATCGGCGACGTCGTCACCGTCAAGGATGGCTTCGCTCGCAACTTCCTGCTGCCGCGGGACAAGGCCCTTCGCGCCACCTCCAAAAACCTGGAGAAGTTCGAACTCGACCGCGTCGCCATCGAGGCCCGCAACGAGAAGAACAAGAGCGAGGCCCAGAAGATCGCCGACAAGATCGACGGTCAGTCCTACGTCATGATCCGCCAGGCGGGTGAGACCGGCCAGCTGTACGGCTCGGTCTCCGGTCGCGACGTCGCAGAGGCCGTCCAGGCCGAAGGTGGCAAGGTCGAACGCTCGCAGGTCGTCCTGAACACGGCGATCAAGACCCTGGGTGTTCACGAGGTGCTGGTTCGCCTGCACGCCGAGGTCACCGCCACGGTCAAGATCAACATCGCCCGTTCCGCAGACGAGGCCGAGCGTCAGGCCAAGGGCGAGGACGTCATCAAGTCGGCCTACGACGAAGACCGCAATGCCGCCGCCGAACAGGCCCGCGACATGGTCGAAGGCGGTGCCGGCCAGCAGGACGGTCTCGGCTCCGAGGCCTGA